A part of Ptychodera flava strain L36383 chromosome 11, AS_Pfla_20210202, whole genome shotgun sequence genomic DNA contains:
- the LOC139144355 gene encoding tripartite motif-containing protein 2-like, whose protein sequence is MRCDAAPLLTKTIQVTEQHNAAAAASSVGKVLDQIGEDFLTCVICFERYRKPKSLPCLHTFCEQCLLTLVENQGVLNCPTCKASCPLPHGGVRALTSNFFIAGLIEDFQARLKGQQKPAAKCDSCQEKDAFMRCVECSQYLCQPCVKIHKNIAVTRSHQILPIGELSAPKSNSTVKTTNKAVHCEVHPDKVVKFYCDTCQVPVCTDCTIVNHRIPQHVHRDLNTAAEEYQARMTKMLSKVELKNHEAESRHKASTQARSLLQERNKEAGKQLKNRTEIVKRQVRHDEEKLRAGLRKHYDFEAKNVDAKISEIEMELETISSTTSYLKKLMSHGNAAQLLSTKQEMTQRIERILSSELGRPFQADIVHFKPAEKDVHQKLGQLMSDVHISQCKVENIPKQVLKGEVIHLLVTTRDSKGKKIKVHGDIRGTVKKPDGSSENMKVRDARDGTYRLSTSAGMAGGYTITAMINGEVIEGTPIEIPVITGFIKVLGKKGNQKGEFFDPRGVSINRDGDIVTADYRNNRLQVLDTDGNCKKVIKYTHFENPFQPIDVAVSEENNLYYSLDNGNNQVVVSDMEGNLKDCFGHGKLSNPAYIAIHPLSGDLYIADKGWSERIKIFTKDGSYVKSFSMKGSLTLMSSVTISNTGIVFVVNANTSEGYIQMFDEHNKYLCKFGKASQKLGLSKGERGITFHKEFIYTCDNDNIIKYDVHGNVLATMVIREGLKYPAGLAVIDGVPIKIIVADRDNCCLKLFVE, encoded by the exons ATGAG GTGTGATGCCGCGCCCCTGTTGACAAAAACTATCCAGGTCACTGAACAGCATAATGCGGCGGCAGCAGCATCGAGTGTTGGGAAAGTCCTAGACCAGATCGGAGAGGATTTCCTTACCTGTGTTATTTGCTTTGAACGATACAGGAAGCCGAAAAGCCTTCCCTGCCTGCACACATTTTGTGAGCAGTGTCTTCTCACTTTGGTGGAGAATCAAGGTGTCTTAAACTGCCCAACTTGTAAAGCTTCATGTCCACTCCCTCATGGCGGAGTTCGGGCGCTGACAAGCAACTTTTTCATTGCTGGTCTCATCGAAGATTTTCAGGCCCGGTTGAAAGGACAACAGAAACCTGCTGCAAAGTGTGATAGCTGTCAAGAAAAAGATGCATTTATGAGGTGTGTAGAATGCTCTCAATATCTCTGTCAGCCATGCGTAAAAATCCATAAAAACATAGCAGTAACAAGATCACATCAGATCCTACCAATTGGCGAACTATCAGCACCGAAGTCCAACAGCACGGTAAAAACGACAAACAAAGCAGTTCACTGTGAAGTGCACCCTGATAAGGTGGTAAAATTCTACTGTGACACTTGCCAGGTACCTGTCTGCACCGACTGCACCATCGTTAATCATCGCATACCacaacatgtacacagagattTGAACACTGCAGCAGAAGAGTATCAGGCCAGGATGACAAAAATGCTAAGCAAAGTGGAACTGAAAAATCATGAAGCTGAGTCCAGACACAAAGCCTCAACGCAGGCTCGTTCTCTGCTCCAAGAGAGAAACAAAGAAGCTGGCAAGCAGTTGAAGAATAGGACAGAAATTGTCAAGCGGCAGGTCAGACATGATGAAGAGAAGCTTAGAGCTGGATTACGGAAACACTATGACTTCGAAGCAAAAAATGTTGACGCCAAAATCAGTGAGATAGAAATGGAGCTTGAGACAATAAGCAGCACCACAAGTTACTTGAAAAAGCTCATGTCCCACGGAAATGCTGCTCAGCTGCTCTCTACAAAGCAAGAAATGACTCAGCGAATTGAAAGAATACTGTCTTCTGAATTAGGGCGTCCCTTTCAGGCTGACATTGTGCATTTCAAGCCTGCAGAGAAAGATGTGCATCAGAAGTTGGGGCAGCTGATGTCCGATGTACACATCTCTCAGTGCAAAGTGGAAAACATACCAAAGCAAGTACTAAAGGGAGAGGTCATACACCTGTTGGTAACAACAAGAGATTccaaagggaaaaaaatcaagGTGCATGGAGATATCAGAGGCACCGTAAAGAAACCAGATGGATCATCAGAAAATATGAAAGTCCGTGATGCCAGAGATGGAACATACAGATTGTCAACTTCTGCTGGCATGGCTGGCGGATACACTATCACTGCAATGATAAATGGTGAGGTCATAGAGGGTACACCAATTGAAATTCCAGTAATCACAGGCTTTATAAAGGTTCTGGGGAAAAAAGGTAATCAGAAAGGGGAATTCTTTGATCCAAGAGGTGTTAGTATTAACAGGGATGGAGACATAGTGACGGCCGACTATAGGAATAACAGATTGCAAGTATTGGATACAGATGGCAACTGTAAGAAAGTTATAAAATATACACATTTCGAGAATCCATTCCAGCCAATAGATGTGGCTGTTTCAGAGGAAAACAACTTATACTATAGTTTAGACAATGGCAATAATCAGGTAGTTGTCAGTGATATGGAAGGAAATTTGAAAGATTGTTTTGGTCACGGAAAGTTAAGTAATCCTGCATACATTGCCATCCATCCACTTAGTGGGGATCTGTACATAGCAGATAAAGGTTGGTCAGAGAGAATCAAAATCTTCACAAAGGATGGGTCCTATGTCAAGTCATTTTCAATGAAGGGTTCTCTAACTTTGATGTCTTCTGTAACAATAAGCAATACAGGTATTGTATTTGTGGTCAATGCTAATACCTCAGAAGGCTACATTCAGATGTTTGATGAGCATAACAAGTACTTATGTAAATTTGGAAAAGCATCTCAAAAGCTTGGTTTAAGTAAGGGTGAAAGAGGCATTACTTTTCACAAAGAATTTATCTATACATGTGATAATGACAATATCATCAAATATGACGTTCATGGTAATGTCTTGGCAACCATGGTTATCAGAGAGGGCCTGAAGTATCCTGCGGGTCTGGCAGTCATTGATGGAGTACCCATTAAAATAATAGTTGCTGACCGTGACAACTGCTGTCTGAAGCTGTTTGTCGAGTAA